ATTTTAAATGCCAAAGCCGCAAAAGGCTGGTCATCGTCCGCGCTTCTCGTGGCACGAGTCTCTCCATCCTCCAGCGTACCCTCAATAGCTTTTACTTCCGTTGGCGCGGGCAAATATTCAACCACCGCATCCAATACAGCCTGCACACCTTTATTTTTAAAGGCCGAACCACCCAGCACCGGTACAATCTCGTTAGCCAGGGTGCGGATACGTATACCTGCCTTAATTTCCTCTTCGCTGAGCTCACCACCTTCTAGGTATTTAGTCATCAGCTCATCATTGGCTTCAGCAGCAGCTTCTACCAAGTTTTCTCGCATATCACCACACTGCGCCTTCAGCTCTTCTGGAATTTCAGCGTAGTCAAAAGTCATTCCCTGGTCGCCTTCATTCCAGAGAATAGCTTTCATTTTCACTAGGTCGACAACACCCTTGAAATTCTCTTCCGCACCAATTGTCATTTGTAACGGCACGGCTTTGGCGCCCAAACGTTCGCCTAATTGATCGATTACCATTTGATAATCTGCGCCGGCACGATCCATTTTATTTACGAACACCATGCGCGGCACTTCGTATTTGTTGGCCTGACGCCATACTGTCTCTGTTTGCGGTTGTACACCAGACGAACCACAAAGTACCACTACAGCACCATCTAACACACGCAGAGAACGTTCAACCTCAATCGTGAAATCCACGTGTCCCGGCGTATCAATAATATTGATACGATGCTGATCAAACTGCTTCTGCATACCGGACCAAAAGCAAGTCGTAGCTGCAGAAGTAATAGTAATTCCACGTTCCTGCTCTTGTTCCATCCAGTCCATGGTGGCAGCACCATCATGAACCTCGCCAATTTTATGGGACAATCCAGTATAAAAAAGAACGCGTTCAGTGGTCGTCGTTTTACCCGCATCAACGTGCGCACATATACCGATATTTCGGTAACGTGCTATTGGGGTTTTACGTGCCACGACTGTTTCTCCAAATACCGGTGGAATTCACAAACTAACAAAACTCTCTAGACTTTACCGCATTTTTTCGCAATCAAAACGCTAAAAGGCAGCTTGTGGCTGCCTTCTGCTGCAAGTACTTAAACTATCGCGAATTAAATTGCGAAACGCAGTAGAGGTTTTAGAAGCGGAAGTGCGAGAACGCCTTGTTCGCTTCAGCCATGCGGTGAACATCTTCACGTTTTTTAACCGCACCACCTTTGCTTTGGGAAGCATCAATCAGCTCACCAGCCAAACGCTGAGGCATGGATTTTTCACCACGACTACGCGAGTATTCTACCAACCAACGCATAGCCAAGGCTTCACGACGAGAAGGACGAACTTCAACAGGTACCTGATAAGTAGCACCACCTACACGGCGGGACTTAACTTCCACCAACGGTGCAATATTCTCCAAAGCTTCGCCGAAAATTTCCAGCGGATCTTTGTTCATTTTTTCCCGTACCAGTTCTAACGCACCGTAAACGATACGCTCAGCTACAGATTTTTTACCACTAACCATCACGTGGTTCATAAACTTGGCCAAAGTCACGTTACCAAATTTCGGATCTGGTAATACTTCGCGCTTGGCGACAACTCTTCTTCTAGGCATGTTATTAACTCACCAATTACTCATGAATTCAGGTTAACCCGGGACGCTGAGTATGCTCTGCTGTTTTGTAGATAAATCTATAAAATCAGAACCGCCCGGCCTTACTGGTTCGGCTTAAAAACGCTGATGGTAAGCGACCTTACTTAGGACGCTTAGTACCATACTTAGAACGACCTTGCTTACGATCGCTAACGCCAGACGTATCCAGGGAACCACGAACGGTGTGATAGCGAACACCCGGCAGGTCTTTTACACGACCACCGCGGATCAATACAACACTGTGTTCCTGAAGATTATGACCTTCACCACCAATGTAGGAAGATACTTCAAAACCGTTAGTCAAACGTACACGACATACTTTACGTAGTGCAGAGTTTGGCTTTTTCGGTGTAGTCGTATAAACACGAGTACAAACACCACGGCGTTGAGGACATGCTTCCAAAGCACGAACGTCACTCGTCTGAACCTTGCGTTTTCTCGGCTTACGAACCAACTGATTGATCGTTGCCATGAAACTTAACTCCAAAAATTAATCATGTTTCCGTTCCGAAATAACGAAATCTGGAAACCATTTCACTAAAAACGGGCATTATCTGCCCCCCACCATATATAGCGGGTGGCGCATTGTAATGACACCACCCTCCATCGTCAACATTTAAACCCTCGCATTGCGAGGGTTTGTCAACAGCCTTACACCCCGGACTTTAAAGCCTGGGTTAAAGCTGCTTCTACCTCAGCTGCACTTACGCCATCACTTGGAGCGGCTTTTTCTTCGCGTCTGCGACGACGCTCACTGTGATAAGTCAAGCCCGTACCGGCTGGAATCAATCGCCCAACTACAACGTTTTCTTTCAAACCACGCAACTTATCAAGCTTACCGGTAACCGCTGCTTCTGTAAGAACGCGCGTTGTTTCCTGGAATGAAGCAGCGGATATAAACGATTCCGTTGCCAACGATGCCTTAGTGATACCCAACAACTGGCGCTCATACTGAGCGGGCTGACGGCTATCGGCACGTAATTTTTCATTGTGCTCCAATACACGCTGGTACTCAGCTTGCTCACCTTTAACAAAATCAGAATCACCCATAACGGTAATTTCAGCTTTGCGTAACATCTGGCGAACGATAACCTCAATATGCTTGTCGTTAATTTTCACACCCTGGAGGCGATAAACCTCCTGGATTTCATTAACGATGTATCGAGCCAAAGCCTCAACACCCTGTAACCGTAAAATATCGTGCGGATTACTGGGGCCGTCGGATACGACTTCACCTTTTGCTACCGTCTCCCCTTCAAACACGGTCAATTGACGATGCTTAGGGATCAATACTTCATAGTGCGTTGATCCATCGGCCAATAAAACACCATTCGCGGGAGTAATAACCAGGCGACGCTTGCCTTTTGTTTCCTTACCAAAGGACACCGTACCGGAGATTTCGGCCAAAATTGAAGGCTCTTTCGGCTTACGCGCTTCAAATAGGTCGGCAACACGCGGCAAACCACCGGTGATATCACGAGTCTTAGAGCCTTCCTGCGGAATACGCGCAATAACGGTACCAACACCAATCTGGTCACCATCACTAAGGTTGAGTATCGCCTTACCTGGAAGCAGGTAATGTGCGGGCTGGTTTGAGTTAGCCAAAGTCAACTCATTACCGTTTGCATCAACTAGCGTAATACCAGGTTTTAGATCTTTACCTGCGGCAGGTCGCTCTGCAGGATCGATAACTTCGATACTGGACAGTCCTGTCAGGTCATCTGTTTGTTTGCGAACCGACAACCCTTCTTCCATACCGGTCATGGCAACTGTACCCGCCACTTCGGTAATGATGGGGTGGGTGTGCGGATCCCATTTCGCAACAACGGAACCGCCTTCAACGGCCTCACCGTCTTTAACAGAAATAACGGCACCGTATGGCACCTTATAACGCTCTCGCTCGCGGCCGGAGCCGTCGGCTACAGCAAGCTCACCGGAACGGCTTACCGCCACCAGATCACCGGCTGCACGCGTTACCACTTTGAGGTTATGTAAACGGACTGTACCTTCCTGCTTAACCTGAATGCTATCTGCAGCAGACGCTCGAGACGCCGCACCACCAATGTGGAAAGTACGCATGGTCAGCTGTGTTCCTGGCTCACCAATAGACTGAGCAGCGATAACACCAACAGCTTCACCGATATTTGCACGATGGCCGCGAGCTAGATCACGACCGTAGCACTGAGCACAAATACCATAACGAGACTCACACCTAATCGCAGAGCGAACAATAACTTCGTCGATGCCCATACCTTCTACGCGCTCGACCCACTTCTCATCGATAATGGTTCCGGCCGGAATCAGTATTTCGTCGCTGCCCGGGCGAATAACATCTTGCGCAACAACACGACCAAGGATTCGCTCACCCAGCGTCTCGATGATGTCACCACCTTCGATCACTGGTGTCATAATCAGGCCTTGATCAGTACCGCAATCATTAACCTTAATAACAACGTCCTGAGCAACGTCTACCAAGCGACGAGTCAGGTAACCCGAGTTCGCGGTTTTCAATGCTGTATCGGCCAAACCTTTACGAGCACCGTGAGTAGAGATGAAGTACTGAAGTACGTTCAAACCTTCGCGGAAGTTTGCAACAATTGGCGTTTCAATAATGGAGCCATCCGGACGAGCCATCAAGCCACGCATACCGGCCAACTGGCGAATCTGTGCGGGTGAACCACGGGCACCAGAGTCAGCATACATAAACACCGAGTTGTAGGAGTCTTGCATTTCCTCTTTGCCATCGCGATTGATAACGGCTTCTTTCGAAATGCCCTCCATCATTGATTTAGCCACCAAGTCGTTCGCACGCGACCAAATATCAATAACTTTGTTGTACTTCTCGCCCTGAGTTACAAGACCCGATGCAAATTGCGATTCGATTTCTTTTACTTCGGCATCAGCACTATCAACAATGCCCGCTTTTGCGGTAGGAATTTCGAAGTCGTTAACACCAATGGATGCACCTGATTTAGTACTGAAGTCATAGCCCATGTACATCAGCTGATCAGCAAAGATCACCGTGGCTTTCAACCCAACAATTCGGTAGCAGAAGTTAATAACCCCCGAAATTGCCTTTTTAACCATCGCCTTGTTAACCATTTCGAACGGAATACCGTCAGGCACAATCTCCCAAAGCAGTATACGGCCAACGGTGGTATCTACGATGTAGGTCTTTTCTACTCTTTCACCGTCTTCACGCAGAGTAACTTCATCTATTCGAACTTTAACTCTGGCCTGCAAACCAAGCTGCTTAGCATAGAAAGCACGAGACACTTCCTTAGTGTCGGAGAACACCATGCCTTCACCAAGGTCATTGATGCGCTCACGTGTCATCCAGTAAAGGCCAAGTACAACATCCTGCGAAGGCACGATGATCGGCTCACCTGACGCAGGCGACAAAATATTGTTTGTCGACATCATCAACGCACGCGCTTCCAGCTGGGCTTCCAGCGTTAAGGGTACGTGAACAGCCATCTGGTCACCGTCAAAGTCGGCGTTATAGGCCGCACACACAAGTGGGTGCAACTGAATCGCTTTACCTTCAATCAATACAGGTTCAAACGCCTGAATACCCAAACGGTGAAGTGTTGGTGCACGGTTTAGTAATACCGGGTGCTCACGAATAACTTCGTCAAGAATATCCCAAACAACGGGCTCTTCACGCTCAACCATTTTCTTGGCTGCTTTAATCGTGGTGGCAAGGCCTCGTAATTCTAGCTTGCTGAAAATAAACGGCTTGAATAATTCGAGCGCCATTTTTTTAGGCAGACCACACTGATGCAGACGCAAAGTGGGGCCCGTCACAATCACCGATCGACCGGAGTAGTCGACACGCTTTCCAAGTAGGTTCTGACGGAAACGCCCCTGCTTACCTTTAATCATATCGGCAAGAGATTTCAATGGACGCTTATTGGAACCGGTAATGGCGCGCCCGCGGCGGCCGTTATCCAGCAGTGCATCCACCGCTTCTTGAAGCATACGCTTTTCGTTGCGCACGATAATATCGGGAGCATTCAGATCGAGTAAGCGCTTCAACCGGTTATTACGGTTAATAACACGGCGGTACAGGTCATTCAGGTCAGACGTTGCAAAACGTCCACCATCTAGCGGCACCAATGGTCGCAAATCAGGCGGCAGTATTGGCAATGCTTCCAGAATCATCCACTCAGGCTTGTTACCCGACTGCAAGAAGGCTTCCAGCAACTTCAAGCGCTTAGAAAGCTTTTTAATCTTGGTTTCAGAATTGGTGTTCGGGATTTCATCACGCAATGTTTGCGCGTCTTTTTCCAGGTCAATATCGCGAACCAACTGCTGAATTGCTTCAGCACCCATCTTCGCGTCAAACTCATCACCAAACTCTTCCATGGCTTCAAAGTACTGCTCGTCTGTCAGTAATTGGCCACGCTCCAAGGTAGTCATACCCGGATCGGTCACGACGAATGATTCAAAGTAGAGTACGCGTTCAATACTGCGCAAAGTCATGTCTAGCAGCAAACCAATACGGCTTGGCAGCGATTTCAAGAACCAAATATGGGCTGTAGGACACGCCAGCTCTATGTGGCCCATACGCTCACGACGCACTTTCGCCAGTGTTACTTCTACACCACATTTTTCACAGATAATGCCGCGATGCTTCATGCGCTTATATTTACCGCACAAACACTCGTAATCTTTTACTGGGCCAAAAATTTTGGCACAGAACAAACCCTCGCGCTCCGGCTTAAAGGTTCGGTAATTAATGGTCTCTGGTTTTCTCACTTCGCCAAACGACCAGGAACGAATCATTTCAGGAGACGCAAGCCCGATGCGAATACCATCGAACTCGTCATTTGGCCCTTGATTCTTCAACAAATTTAATAAGTCTTTCAAAGCTGCTCCTCCAGTGGGTGCCTACGCACAGTGGGCGAAATACCTTCGGTGATTTCGCCCACCACCGTTTGATTTGTAAAATTTACGAATCTTGCTCAAGCTCGATGTTGATGCCCAAAGACCGAATTTCTTTAACTAATACGTTAAAGGATTCCGGCATTCCAGGCTCCATGCGGTGGTCGCCATCAACGATGTTTTTATACATCTTGGTTCGGCCATTCACATCATCCGACTTCACTGTGAGCATTTCTTGTAGGGTATAGGCAGCACCATATGCTTCCAGCGCCCACACTTCCATCTCACCGAATCGCTGGCCACCAAACTGTGCTTTACCACCCAGCGGCTGCTGAGTAAC
The Teredinibacter franksiae DNA segment above includes these coding regions:
- the rpsG gene encoding 30S ribosomal protein S7; this translates as MPRRRVVAKREVLPDPKFGNVTLAKFMNHVMVSGKKSVAERIVYGALELVREKMNKDPLEIFGEALENIAPLVEVKSRRVGGATYQVPVEVRPSRREALAMRWLVEYSRSRGEKSMPQRLAGELIDASQSKGGAVKKREDVHRMAEANKAFSHFRF
- the rpsL gene encoding 30S ribosomal protein S12, with the protein product MATINQLVRKPRKRKVQTSDVRALEACPQRRGVCTRVYTTTPKKPNSALRKVCRVRLTNGFEVSSYIGGEGHNLQEHSVVLIRGGRVKDLPGVRYHTVRGSLDTSGVSDRKQGRSKYGTKRPK
- the rpoC gene encoding DNA-directed RNA polymerase subunit beta', with product MKDLLNLLKNQGPNDEFDGIRIGLASPEMIRSWSFGEVRKPETINYRTFKPEREGLFCAKIFGPVKDYECLCGKYKRMKHRGIICEKCGVEVTLAKVRRERMGHIELACPTAHIWFLKSLPSRIGLLLDMTLRSIERVLYFESFVVTDPGMTTLERGQLLTDEQYFEAMEEFGDEFDAKMGAEAIQQLVRDIDLEKDAQTLRDEIPNTNSETKIKKLSKRLKLLEAFLQSGNKPEWMILEALPILPPDLRPLVPLDGGRFATSDLNDLYRRVINRNNRLKRLLDLNAPDIIVRNEKRMLQEAVDALLDNGRRGRAITGSNKRPLKSLADMIKGKQGRFRQNLLGKRVDYSGRSVIVTGPTLRLHQCGLPKKMALELFKPFIFSKLELRGLATTIKAAKKMVEREEPVVWDILDEVIREHPVLLNRAPTLHRLGIQAFEPVLIEGKAIQLHPLVCAAYNADFDGDQMAVHVPLTLEAQLEARALMMSTNNILSPASGEPIIVPSQDVVLGLYWMTRERINDLGEGMVFSDTKEVSRAFYAKQLGLQARVKVRIDEVTLREDGERVEKTYIVDTTVGRILLWEIVPDGIPFEMVNKAMVKKAISGVINFCYRIVGLKATVIFADQLMYMGYDFSTKSGASIGVNDFEIPTAKAGIVDSADAEVKEIESQFASGLVTQGEKYNKVIDIWSRANDLVAKSMMEGISKEAVINRDGKEEMQDSYNSVFMYADSGARGSPAQIRQLAGMRGLMARPDGSIIETPIVANFREGLNVLQYFISTHGARKGLADTALKTANSGYLTRRLVDVAQDVVIKVNDCGTDQGLIMTPVIEGGDIIETLGERILGRVVAQDVIRPGSDEILIPAGTIIDEKWVERVEGMGIDEVIVRSAIRCESRYGICAQCYGRDLARGHRANIGEAVGVIAAQSIGEPGTQLTMRTFHIGGAASRASAADSIQVKQEGTVRLHNLKVVTRAAGDLVAVSRSGELAVADGSGRERERYKVPYGAVISVKDGEAVEGGSVVAKWDPHTHPIITEVAGTVAMTGMEEGLSVRKQTDDLTGLSSIEVIDPAERPAAGKDLKPGITLVDANGNELTLANSNQPAHYLLPGKAILNLSDGDQIGVGTVIARIPQEGSKTRDITGGLPRVADLFEARKPKEPSILAEISGTVSFGKETKGKRRLVITPANGVLLADGSTHYEVLIPKHRQLTVFEGETVAKGEVVSDGPSNPHDILRLQGVEALARYIVNEIQEVYRLQGVKINDKHIEVIVRQMLRKAEITVMGDSDFVKGEQAEYQRVLEHNEKLRADSRQPAQYERQLLGITKASLATESFISAASFQETTRVLTEAAVTGKLDKLRGLKENVVVGRLIPAGTGLTYHSERRRRREEKAAPSDGVSAAEVEAALTQALKSGV